One Cricetulus griseus strain 17A/GY chromosome 5, alternate assembly CriGri-PICRH-1.0, whole genome shotgun sequence genomic window carries:
- the Nuak2 gene encoding NUAK family SNF1-like kinase 2 isoform X1, whose protein sequence is MESVAFPRRAGQAPSASALATERARALADGLIKSPKPLMKKQAVKRHHHKHNLRHRYEFLETLGKGTYGKVKKARESSGRLVAIKSIRKDKIKDEQDLLHIRREIEIMSSLNHPHIIAIHEVFENSSKIVIVMEYASRGDLYDYISERPRLSERDARHFFRQIVSALHYCHQNGVVHRDLKLENILLDANGNIKIADFGLSNLYHKGKFLQTFCGSPLYASPEIVNGKPYVGPEVDSWSLGVLLYILVHGTMPFDGQDHKTLVKQISSGAYREPPKPSDACGLIRWLLMVNPTRRATLEDVASHWWVNWGYTTRVGEQEALRESGHLGGDSGRASMADWLRRSSRPLLENGAKVCSFFKQHVPGGGSTVPGLERQHSLKKSRKENDMAQTLQGDPAEDTAPRPGKSSLKLPKSILKKKASTSSGVVQEDPQELSPVPDTPGQPVPAVALLPRKGILKKSRQRESGYYSSPEPSESGELLDAAGDVFVNGDPVEQKSSQAAGHLLHRKGILKLNGKFSSTALESTTPSTFGSLDQLASPHPVTRASRPSGAVSEDSILSSESFDQLDLPDRLPETPLRGCVSVDNLRGLEQPPSEGLRRWWQEPLGDSCFSLTDCQEVTAAYRQALGICSKLS, encoded by the exons ATGGAGTCGGTGGCCTTCCCCCGGCGCGCGGGCCAGGCTCCATCAGCCTCCGCCCTGGCTACCGAGCGCGCCCGTGCGCTGGCGGACGGGCTCATCAAGTCGCCCAAACCCCTGATGAAGAAGCAGGCGGTGAAGCGGCACCATCACAAACACAACCTGCGACACCGCTACGAATTCTTGGAGACCCTGGGCAAGGGTACCTACGGGAAGGTGAAGAAGGCACGAGAGAGCTCGGGACGCCTG GTGGCCATCAAGTCAATCCGGAAAGACAAAATCAAAGATGAGCAGGATCTGTTGCATATAAGGAGGGAGATTGAAATCATGTCATCACTCAACCATCCGCACATCATTGCCATTCATGAAG TGTTTGAGAATAGCAGCAAGATTGTGATTGTCATGGAGTATGCCAGCCGGGGTGATCTGTATGATTACATCAGTGAGCGGCCACGGCTGAGTGAGCGGGACGCCAGGCATTTCTTCCGACAGATTGTCTCCGCCCTGCACTACTGCCACCAG AACGGGGTTGTTCACCGAGATCTCAAGCTGGAGAACATCCTTCTAGATGCCAATGGAAATATCAAG ATTGCTGATTTTGGCCTCTCCAACCTGTACCACAAAGGCAAGTTCCTCCAGACATTCTGTGGGAGCCCTCTCTATGCATCACCTGAGATTGTCAATGGGAAGCCCTATGTGGGCCCAGAG GTGGATAGCTGGTCTCTGGGAGTTCTCCTATACATTCTGGTGCATGGCACCATGCCCTTTGATGGGCAGGATCATAAAACACTGGTGAAGCAAATCAGCAGTGGGGCTTACCGTGAGCCCCCCAAGCCGTCTG atGCCTGTGGCCTGATCCGGTGGCTGTTAATGGTGAACCCCACCCGACGGGCCACACTGGAGGATGTAGCCAGTCACTGGTGGGTCAACTGGGGCTATACCACCAGAGTTGGGGAACAGGAAGCTCTGCGTGAGAGTGGGCACCTTGGTGGTGACTCTGGCCGGGCCTCCATGGCCGACTGGCTACGACGCTCCTCCCGCCCCCTCCTGGAGAACGGGGCCAAGGTGTGCAGCTTCTTCAAACAGCATGTGCCAGGAGGTGGAAGCACTGTTCCTGGGCTAGAACGACAACATTCTCTTAAGAAGTCCCGTAAAGAGAACGACATGGCTCAGACTCTGCAGGGTGACCCAGCTGAGGACACCGCCCCTCGTCCCGGCAAGAGCAGCCTCAAGCTACCAAAAAGCATTCTCAAGAAAAAGGCCTCTACCTCCTCAGGGGTGGTACAGGAGGACCCTCAGGAACTCAGCCCAGTGCCTGATACCCCGGGGCAGCCTGTCCCTGCTGTAGCCCTACTCCCGAGGAAGGGCATCCTCAAGAAGTCTCGGCAGCGTGAGTCTGGCTACTACTCCTCTCCAGAGCCCAGTGAGTCAGGGGAACTCTTAGACGCTGCTGGTGATGTGTTTGTGAATGGGGACCCCGTGGAGCAGAAGTCTTCACAAGCTGCAGGGCACCTCCTGCACCGAAAGGGCATTCTCAAACTCAATGGCAAGTTCTCGAGCACAGCCTTAGAGAGCACCACCCCGAGCACTTTTGGCTCCCTGGACCAACTGGCCTCCCCTCACCCTGTAACCCGGGCCAGCCGCCCCTCAGGGGCTGTGAGTGAGGACAGCATCCTGTCTTCCGAGTCCTTTGACCAATTGGACTTGCCTGACCGGCTCCCTGAAACCCCACTGAGGGGCTGTGTATCTGTGGACAACCTGAGGGGGCTTGAGCAGCCGCCCTCAGAAGGCCTGAGGCGATGGTGGCAGGAGCCCCTGGGCGATAGCTGCTTTTCTCTGACAGACTGCCAAGAGGTGACAGCAGCCTACCGACAAGCCCTAGGAATCTGTTCAAAGCTCAGCTGA
- the Nuak2 gene encoding NUAK family SNF1-like kinase 2 isoform X2 has translation MSSLNHPHIIAIHEVFENSSKIVIVMEYASRGDLYDYISERPRLSERDARHFFRQIVSALHYCHQNGVVHRDLKLENILLDANGNIKIADFGLSNLYHKGKFLQTFCGSPLYASPEIVNGKPYVGPEVDSWSLGVLLYILVHGTMPFDGQDHKTLVKQISSGAYREPPKPSDACGLIRWLLMVNPTRRATLEDVASHWWVNWGYTTRVGEQEALRESGHLGGDSGRASMADWLRRSSRPLLENGAKVCSFFKQHVPGGGSTVPGLERQHSLKKSRKENDMAQTLQGDPAEDTAPRPGKSSLKLPKSILKKKASTSSGVVQEDPQELSPVPDTPGQPVPAVALLPRKGILKKSRQRESGYYSSPEPSESGELLDAAGDVFVNGDPVEQKSSQAAGHLLHRKGILKLNGKFSSTALESTTPSTFGSLDQLASPHPVTRASRPSGAVSEDSILSSESFDQLDLPDRLPETPLRGCVSVDNLRGLEQPPSEGLRRWWQEPLGDSCFSLTDCQEVTAAYRQALGICSKLS, from the exons ATGTCATCACTCAACCATCCGCACATCATTGCCATTCATGAAG TGTTTGAGAATAGCAGCAAGATTGTGATTGTCATGGAGTATGCCAGCCGGGGTGATCTGTATGATTACATCAGTGAGCGGCCACGGCTGAGTGAGCGGGACGCCAGGCATTTCTTCCGACAGATTGTCTCCGCCCTGCACTACTGCCACCAG AACGGGGTTGTTCACCGAGATCTCAAGCTGGAGAACATCCTTCTAGATGCCAATGGAAATATCAAG ATTGCTGATTTTGGCCTCTCCAACCTGTACCACAAAGGCAAGTTCCTCCAGACATTCTGTGGGAGCCCTCTCTATGCATCACCTGAGATTGTCAATGGGAAGCCCTATGTGGGCCCAGAG GTGGATAGCTGGTCTCTGGGAGTTCTCCTATACATTCTGGTGCATGGCACCATGCCCTTTGATGGGCAGGATCATAAAACACTGGTGAAGCAAATCAGCAGTGGGGCTTACCGTGAGCCCCCCAAGCCGTCTG atGCCTGTGGCCTGATCCGGTGGCTGTTAATGGTGAACCCCACCCGACGGGCCACACTGGAGGATGTAGCCAGTCACTGGTGGGTCAACTGGGGCTATACCACCAGAGTTGGGGAACAGGAAGCTCTGCGTGAGAGTGGGCACCTTGGTGGTGACTCTGGCCGGGCCTCCATGGCCGACTGGCTACGACGCTCCTCCCGCCCCCTCCTGGAGAACGGGGCCAAGGTGTGCAGCTTCTTCAAACAGCATGTGCCAGGAGGTGGAAGCACTGTTCCTGGGCTAGAACGACAACATTCTCTTAAGAAGTCCCGTAAAGAGAACGACATGGCTCAGACTCTGCAGGGTGACCCAGCTGAGGACACCGCCCCTCGTCCCGGCAAGAGCAGCCTCAAGCTACCAAAAAGCATTCTCAAGAAAAAGGCCTCTACCTCCTCAGGGGTGGTACAGGAGGACCCTCAGGAACTCAGCCCAGTGCCTGATACCCCGGGGCAGCCTGTCCCTGCTGTAGCCCTACTCCCGAGGAAGGGCATCCTCAAGAAGTCTCGGCAGCGTGAGTCTGGCTACTACTCCTCTCCAGAGCCCAGTGAGTCAGGGGAACTCTTAGACGCTGCTGGTGATGTGTTTGTGAATGGGGACCCCGTGGAGCAGAAGTCTTCACAAGCTGCAGGGCACCTCCTGCACCGAAAGGGCATTCTCAAACTCAATGGCAAGTTCTCGAGCACAGCCTTAGAGAGCACCACCCCGAGCACTTTTGGCTCCCTGGACCAACTGGCCTCCCCTCACCCTGTAACCCGGGCCAGCCGCCCCTCAGGGGCTGTGAGTGAGGACAGCATCCTGTCTTCCGAGTCCTTTGACCAATTGGACTTGCCTGACCGGCTCCCTGAAACCCCACTGAGGGGCTGTGTATCTGTGGACAACCTGAGGGGGCTTGAGCAGCCGCCCTCAGAAGGCCTGAGGCGATGGTGGCAGGAGCCCCTGGGCGATAGCTGCTTTTCTCTGACAGACTGCCAAGAGGTGACAGCAGCCTACCGACAAGCCCTAGGAATCTGTTCAAAGCTCAGCTGA